Proteins encoded by one window of Amaranthus tricolor cultivar Red isolate AtriRed21 chromosome 4, ASM2621246v1, whole genome shotgun sequence:
- the LOC130809815 gene encoding uncharacterized protein LOC130809815 isoform X3 produces the protein MSSPKISVDGSPQQVKAKQGVSARNRRTNGTKAVSKSKVTTNPAATPQSLQPVPDLWLEAKKTAEENSRIFAGKQIHPFFSSWKVGKKDLEGIEVVNNGCLGKQKERNVELAPVHVFENDKDNFELIDWCNWTFDDEVFGKTTCNEEIKISSFEGTITSLKFDGTLSGSKFVTPIIIDEELTANDPFQNMEKDLEVSKVCTHDTAGYVSSQLVEQINAAPLESVMSYYLNRGNYSENSLWTNKYHPEKASQVCGNMEAVKFIKDWLQLWHSMDFRSRKSSYSDDKHLIKDQEYGSCDSDSDAEYEEVAGLKNVLLVTGPVGSGKSAAIYACAEEQGFQVIEGHKKVLLHVVWNHRCRIWKRYQIIPKVNASDWRNGALLKQKFGEAVGSHCMKRSQESPSKHNFRSSPVSTNGVVVQYLNNSLVEVISLLEEGDDVSDVKTQNRNSSGLSCDKGDIKTLILFEDVDVTLCDDRGFISTIQQLADTGKRPMILTSNNENPPLPDNLDREKVCFTMPSVKELAYHIYLICSAEKANIQPDLIERCVKFCRGDIRKTLMHLQFWCQNKQSTKEGKLQNGSCPLMFDLKAGYRILPKLIPWELPSSLSEFIEAEVAKSLSRLDGSHCLLGVIEEEEVGNINVDDTLKLGIGEKASIEAKKEEILSRNCSLQVDYDIIAFNNTCEFSNTSGSPVAFTRRNKRRKSDTVLSDSEDETCNHDNLAVSGNLSCDYSDALIPAVHPQFPVIQSALQGSSHEHGAQLLHSEAMKVESAVHQSSETAHVNHINFFAADNISNQFTSPFLLCAEQKHQHSEFGHGIGSTYGPTMNHQSRHQLADQPFHGGGENGEEIETANATNLCLNLVQQCGEAKTTVQRILFPHPEHADPIDSPRNQSTGQLIKRMKTSMTEPQKCLDAIGDVSFGGVGAADASLNPLFDQLLSCSRTKVEKSRQQSGETGNLNPLCYTALGDFLNPSNGQLFHFVEPKEKEILRQHALEDDINHNNSAAVDGPLLQLSDQFCGIVNPEKSQQQHPEIANVKQDDNLTLTSEQLNSQEEKTERIKNQLPDMAIVDLIGCPVANNYLNPVDGKVQQIIQTRAEEHQSQNSDSTNVNLVIDQCQSVDMSYVPESTFVPETELNDGTDCRSGTDLIEFVSPISVDHFEPSILGNEVYKPCGVDLNLTARDEEMGDSQSERDQLELSTSRCPVMDECSRMDFSKTFNSFNNSSLGVKNPVQEKWNELRQTDLSQYTISENKNALQLLELSYRMSNLVSEGEILRQDREFIINDLTGQETGLSEETYICGCHDRQVHMAFSIAEYGYFSFAKDIYALQLNMGKLNLGWEMLVSTSNSLALEKLLSLNKSQNSSSDSVTTIKQEAITVDTSFTRERETCLQNIVELVVPLKCYLTTRGNALVDYLSSLAHISRSETSRVAEASAKSKRRVRIVKNYLSSSALDLSQDDILTLNEYNSFGRDSSKSMHEAPNSR, from the exons ATGTCCTCACCTAAAATATCAG TTGATGGAAGTCCCCAACAAGTGAAAGCAAAGCAAGGTGTTTCAGCAAGAAATAGAAGGACTAATGGCACTAAGGCCGTATCAAAATCCAAGGTAACAACTAATCCAGCAGCTACTCCGCAATCTTTGCAGCCTGTCCCTGATCTGTGGCTGGAGGCTAAAAAGACAGCTGAG GAGAATTCACGGATATTTGCTGGAAAACAAATACACCCATTTTTTTCCTCATGGAAGGTAGGTAAAAAAGATTTGGAGGGAATTGAGGTGGTGAATAATGGGTGCTTGGGTAAACAAAAAGAGAGAAATGTTGAGCTTGCTCCTGTTCACGTGTTTGAAAATGATAAG GATAATTTTGAACTCATTGATTGGTGCAATTGGACCTTTGATGATGAGGTCTTCGGTAAGACAACCTGTAATGAAGAAATCaaaatttcttcttttgaagGAACTATTACTTCTTTAAAATTTGATGGTACTCTAAGCGGTTCAAAATTTGTCACTCCTATAATtattgatgaagaattaactGCAAATGACCCATTTCAGAACATGGAGAAG GACTTGGAAGTGAGCAAGGTTTGTACTCATGACACTGCTGGCTACGTCAGCTCACAACTTGTTGAGCAGATAAATGCTGCCCCACTAGAAAG TGTAATGTCCTACTATCTCAATCGTGGTAATTATTCGGAGAATAGCTTGTGGACAAACAAATATCATCCAGAAAAGGCGTCCCAG GTTTGTGGTAACATGGAGGCTGTGAAATTTATAAAAGACTGGCTACAGCTTTGGCATTCAATGGATTTTCGTTCTAGGAAAAGTTCTTACTCTGATGACAAACATTTGATAAAAGACCAAGAATATGGCTCATGTGATAGTGATTCCGATGCAGAATACGAGGAAGTAGCTGGCTTGAAAAATGTCCTTTTGGTAACAGGGCCTGTTGGG AGTGGAAAATCAGCAGCCATTTATGCTTGTGCAGAAGAGCAAGGTTTCCAAGTCATTGAG GGACATAAAAAGGTACTTTTGCATGTTGTGTGGAATCATCGTTGTAGAATTTGGAAAAGGTACCAAATTATCCCTAAG GTTAATGCATCAGACTGGCGAAATGGAGCTCTTCTTAAGCAAAAGTTTGGAGAAGCTGTAGGTTCGCATTGCATGAAGCG GTCTCAAGAAAGTCCTAGTAAGCACAACTTCAGGTCTTCACCAGTATCTACAAACGGAGTTGTTGTACAATATTTGAACAATAGTTTAGTTGAAGTGATATCTCTTTTAGAAGAGGGTGATGATGTGAGTGATGTTAAAACTCAAAACCGTAATAGCAGTGGACTCTCTTGTGACAAAGGTGACATCAAAACCTTGATACTTTTCGAGGATGTGGATGTTACTTTATGCGATGATCGTGGGTTTATTTCTACCATACAACAACTTGCTGATACAGGAAAACGGCCAATGATATTGACCAGTAATA ATGAAAACCCGCCACTGCCAGACAATTTGGATAGAGAAAAAGTGTGCTTCACTATGCCATCAGTAAAGGAGCTGGCTTACCATATATATCTG ATCTGTTCTGCTGAGAAAGCCAACATACAGCCCGATCTCATTGAGAGATGTGTCAAATTTTGCAGAGGTGACATTCGTAAGACTTTGATGCATCTTCAATTTTGgtgccaaaacaaacaaagcacTAAAG AGGGGAAATTGCAAAATGGATCTTGTCCTTTGATGTTCGATCTCAAAGCTGGATACCGTATATTGCCTAAACTGATTCCTTGGGAGTTGCCTTCTTCACTATCTGAGTTTATTGAAGCAGAGGTTGCCAAATCATTGAGCAGATTGGACGGAAGTCATTGCTTGTTAGGAGTTATTGAGGAAGAAGAGGTTGGCAATATCAATGTGGATGATACACTCAAGTTAGGTATAGGTGAAAAAGCTAGCATTGAGGCAAAAAAGGAAGAAATTTTAAGCAGAAACTGCTCTTTACAAGTAGACTATGATATTATAGCATTCAACAATACATGTGAGTTCTCCAACACTTCAGGATCTCCAGTAGCATTCACTCGTCGTAATAAACGTAGAAAATCAGATACTGTGCTGTCAGATTCTGAAGATGAGACCTGCAATCATGATAATCTTGCTGTTTCAGGCAATTTATCCTGTGATTATAGTGATGCTTTAATCCCTGCAGTTCATCCACAGTTTCCAGTCATTCAATCGGCTTTACAGGGGAGTTCACATGAGCATGGTGCGCAGTTACTTCACTCTGAAGCAATGAAAGTAGAATCAGCTGTCCACCAGTCCTCAGAAACAGCACATGTCAATCATATTAACTTTTTTGCTGCGGATAATATATCCAACCAATTCACTAGCCCTTTTTTACTCTGTGCTGAACAAAAGCATCAGCATTCAGAATTTGGACATGGTATTGGAAGTACTTATGGGCCCACCA TGAACCATCAATCCAGACACCAGTTGGCTGATCAACCTTTTCATGGTGGAGGAGAAAATGGAGAGGAAATAGAGACAGCAAATGCAACAAATCTGTGTTTGAACCTGGTGCAACAATGTGGAGAGGCTAAGACGACAGTACAGAGAATCCTGTTTCCACACCCAGAACATGCTGATCCAATAGATAGTCCAAGGAATCAATCAACTGGGCAACTCATTAAACGCATGAAGACTAGCATGACAGAACCCCAAAAATGTCTCGATGCAATCGGAGATGTAAGTTTTGGTGGTGTCGGAGCAGCTGATGCCTCTTTGAACCCATTGTTTGACCAGTTACTTAGCTGTAGCAGGACAAAGGTGGAGAAAAGTCGGCAGCAAAGTGGAGAAACAGGAAATCTCAATCCTCTTTGCTATACAGCTCTGGGTGACTTTCTGAACCCTTCCAATGGCCAGCTGTTTCATTTTGTGGAGCCTAAAGAGAAGGAAATCCTGCGGCAACATGCACTGGAAGATGATATAAATCACAACAATAGTGCAGCTGTAGATGGTCCCTTGTTACAACTGAGTGACCAATTCTGTGGAATAGTGAATCCAGAGAAAAGCCAACAGCAGCATCCAGAAATAGCTAATGTAAAACAAGATGATAATTTGACACTGACAAGTGAGCAATTAAATAGCCAAGAGGAAAAAACAgaaagaatcaaaaatcaacTGCCTGATATGGCTATTGTTGATCTCATAGGTTGTCCAGTAGCCAATAATTATCTGAATCCAGTAGATGGGAAAGTACAGCAGATTATTCAAACAAGAGCAGAGGAGCACCAGAGCCAGAATTCAGATAGTACAAATGTTAATCTTGTAATTGATCAGTGCCAGTCAGTTGACATGTCGTATGTACCAGAGTCAACTTTTGTTCCAGAGACTGAATTAAATGATGGAACAGACTGTCGATCAGGAACAGATCTGATAGAATTTGTGTCACCAATTTCTGTTGACCATTTTGAACCTTCAATTCTTGGGAATGAAGTTTATAAACCTTGTGGTGTTGACTTAAATTTGACTGCTAGAGATGAGGAAATGGGAGATTCTCAAAGTGAAAGAGACCAATTGGAGCTCAGCACTTCTAGGTGTCCGGTGATGGATGAGTGCAGTCGTATGGATTTCTCCAAGACATTTAATAGCTTTAACAACTCTTCATTGGGTGTAAAAAATCCTGTTCAGGAAAAGTGGAATGAACTTCGGCAGACAGATTTGAGCCAGTATACTATCTCGGAGAATAAAAATGCGCTCCAACTTTTGGAGCTGAGTTATAGGATGAGCAATCTTGTTTCAGAGGGTGAAATTTTACGTCAAGATCGTGAATTCATAATCAAT GATTTGACCGGTCAGGAGACAGGTCTTAGTGAGGAAACTTATATTTGTGGGTGCCATGATCGCCAAGTACATATGGCATTTTCAATAGCAGAATATGGCTATTTCTCGTTTGCAAAAGATATCTATGCCTTGCAATTAAACATGGGCAAGCTAAACCTTGGTTGGGAGATGCTTGTGTCAACTAGTAATTCACTGGCGTTAGAAAAGCTATTGAGTCTAAATAAGAGTCAAAATTCATCGTCTGACAGCGTCACAACTATAAAGCAAGAAGCAATTACAGTAGATACTTCATTCACAAG AGAAAGGGAGACATGCTTACAGAATATTGTTGAATTGGTTGTTCCTTTGAAATGTTACTTGACAACGAGAGGTAATGCACTTGTCGATTATCTTTCTTCATTGGCTCACATTTCGAGATCAGAAACTTCCCGGGTGGCCGAAGCTTCCGCTAAATCAAAGCGAAG GGTTCGGATTGTCAAGAATTATTTAAGCAGCAGTGCCTTAGACTTGTCGCAAGATGATATCTTAACGCTTAATGAGTACAATTCTTTTGGAAGGGATTCCTCCAAATCGATGCATGAAGCTCCCAATTCTAGATAG
- the LOC130809815 gene encoding uncharacterized protein LOC130809815 isoform X1, whose protein sequence is MSSPKISVDGSPQQVKAKQGVSARNRRTNGTKAVSKSKVTTNPAATPQSLQPVPDLWLEAKKTAEENSRIFAGKQIHPFFSSWKVGKKDLEGIEVVNNGCLGKQKERNVELAPVHVFENDKDNFELIDWCNWTFDDEVFGKTTCNEEIKISSFEGTITSLKFDGTLSGSKFVTPIIIDEELTANDPFQNMEKDLEVSKVCTHDTAGYVSSQLVEQINAAPLESVMSYYLNRGNYSENSLWTNKYHPEKASQVCGNMEAVKFIKDWLQLWHSMDFRSRKSSYSDDKHLIKDQEYGSCDSDSDAEYEEVAGLKNVLLVTGPVGSGKSAAIYACAEEQGFQVIEGHKKVLLHVVWNHRCRIWKRYQIIPKVNASDWRNGALLKQKFGEAVGSHCMKRSQESPSKHNFRSSPVSTNGVVVQYLNNSLVEVISLLEEGDDVSDVKTQNRNSSGLSCDKGDIKTLILFEDVDVTLCDDRGFISTIQQLADTGKRPMILTSNNENPPLPDNLDREKVCFTMPSVKELAYHIYLICSAEKANIQPDLIERCVKFCRGDIRKTLMHLQFWCQNKQSTKEGKLQNGSCPLMFDLKAGYRILPKLIPWELPSSLSEFIEAEVAKSLSRLDGSHCLLGVIEEEEVGNINVDDTLKLGIGEKASIEAKKEEILSRNCSLQVDYDIIAFNNTCEFSNTSGSPVAFTRRNKRRKSDTVLSDSEDETCNHDNLAVSGNLSCDYSDALIPAVHPQFPVIQSALQGSSHEHGAQLLHSEAMKVESAVHQSSETAHVNHINFFAADNISNQFTSPFLLCAEQKHQHSEFGHGIGSTYGPTSESLNLFNSLLVNARDGSMAANVSQSLSVNHQSRHQLADQPFHGGGENGEEIETANATNLCLNLVQQCGEAKTTVQRILFPHPEHADPIDSPRNQSTGQLIKRMKTSMTEPQKCLDAIGDVSFGGVGAADASLNPLFDQLLSCSRTKVEKSRQQSGETGNLNPLCYTALGDFLNPSNGQLFHFVEPKEKEILRQHALEDDINHNNSAAVDGPLLQLSDQFCGIVNPEKSQQQHPEIANVKQDDNLTLTSEQLNSQEEKTERIKNQLPDMAIVDLIGCPVANNYLNPVDGKVQQIIQTRAEEHQSQNSDSTNVNLVIDQCQSVDMSYVPESTFVPETELNDGTDCRSGTDLIEFVSPISVDHFEPSILGNEVYKPCGVDLNLTARDEEMGDSQSERDQLELSTSRCPVMDECSRMDFSKTFNSFNNSSLGVKNPVQEKWNELRQTDLSQYTISENKNALQLLELSYRMSNLVSEGEILRQDREFIINDLTGQETGLSEETYICGCHDRQVHMAFSIAEYGYFSFAKDIYALQLNMGKLNLGWEMLVSTSNSLALEKLLSLNKSQNSSSDSVTTIKQEAITVDTSFTRERETCLQNIVELVVPLKCYLTTRGNALVDYLSSLAHISRSETSRVAEASAKSKRRVRIVKNYLSSSALDLSQDDILTLNEYNSFGRDSSKSMHEAPNSR, encoded by the exons ATGTCCTCACCTAAAATATCAG TTGATGGAAGTCCCCAACAAGTGAAAGCAAAGCAAGGTGTTTCAGCAAGAAATAGAAGGACTAATGGCACTAAGGCCGTATCAAAATCCAAGGTAACAACTAATCCAGCAGCTACTCCGCAATCTTTGCAGCCTGTCCCTGATCTGTGGCTGGAGGCTAAAAAGACAGCTGAG GAGAATTCACGGATATTTGCTGGAAAACAAATACACCCATTTTTTTCCTCATGGAAGGTAGGTAAAAAAGATTTGGAGGGAATTGAGGTGGTGAATAATGGGTGCTTGGGTAAACAAAAAGAGAGAAATGTTGAGCTTGCTCCTGTTCACGTGTTTGAAAATGATAAG GATAATTTTGAACTCATTGATTGGTGCAATTGGACCTTTGATGATGAGGTCTTCGGTAAGACAACCTGTAATGAAGAAATCaaaatttcttcttttgaagGAACTATTACTTCTTTAAAATTTGATGGTACTCTAAGCGGTTCAAAATTTGTCACTCCTATAATtattgatgaagaattaactGCAAATGACCCATTTCAGAACATGGAGAAG GACTTGGAAGTGAGCAAGGTTTGTACTCATGACACTGCTGGCTACGTCAGCTCACAACTTGTTGAGCAGATAAATGCTGCCCCACTAGAAAG TGTAATGTCCTACTATCTCAATCGTGGTAATTATTCGGAGAATAGCTTGTGGACAAACAAATATCATCCAGAAAAGGCGTCCCAG GTTTGTGGTAACATGGAGGCTGTGAAATTTATAAAAGACTGGCTACAGCTTTGGCATTCAATGGATTTTCGTTCTAGGAAAAGTTCTTACTCTGATGACAAACATTTGATAAAAGACCAAGAATATGGCTCATGTGATAGTGATTCCGATGCAGAATACGAGGAAGTAGCTGGCTTGAAAAATGTCCTTTTGGTAACAGGGCCTGTTGGG AGTGGAAAATCAGCAGCCATTTATGCTTGTGCAGAAGAGCAAGGTTTCCAAGTCATTGAG GGACATAAAAAGGTACTTTTGCATGTTGTGTGGAATCATCGTTGTAGAATTTGGAAAAGGTACCAAATTATCCCTAAG GTTAATGCATCAGACTGGCGAAATGGAGCTCTTCTTAAGCAAAAGTTTGGAGAAGCTGTAGGTTCGCATTGCATGAAGCG GTCTCAAGAAAGTCCTAGTAAGCACAACTTCAGGTCTTCACCAGTATCTACAAACGGAGTTGTTGTACAATATTTGAACAATAGTTTAGTTGAAGTGATATCTCTTTTAGAAGAGGGTGATGATGTGAGTGATGTTAAAACTCAAAACCGTAATAGCAGTGGACTCTCTTGTGACAAAGGTGACATCAAAACCTTGATACTTTTCGAGGATGTGGATGTTACTTTATGCGATGATCGTGGGTTTATTTCTACCATACAACAACTTGCTGATACAGGAAAACGGCCAATGATATTGACCAGTAATA ATGAAAACCCGCCACTGCCAGACAATTTGGATAGAGAAAAAGTGTGCTTCACTATGCCATCAGTAAAGGAGCTGGCTTACCATATATATCTG ATCTGTTCTGCTGAGAAAGCCAACATACAGCCCGATCTCATTGAGAGATGTGTCAAATTTTGCAGAGGTGACATTCGTAAGACTTTGATGCATCTTCAATTTTGgtgccaaaacaaacaaagcacTAAAG AGGGGAAATTGCAAAATGGATCTTGTCCTTTGATGTTCGATCTCAAAGCTGGATACCGTATATTGCCTAAACTGATTCCTTGGGAGTTGCCTTCTTCACTATCTGAGTTTATTGAAGCAGAGGTTGCCAAATCATTGAGCAGATTGGACGGAAGTCATTGCTTGTTAGGAGTTATTGAGGAAGAAGAGGTTGGCAATATCAATGTGGATGATACACTCAAGTTAGGTATAGGTGAAAAAGCTAGCATTGAGGCAAAAAAGGAAGAAATTTTAAGCAGAAACTGCTCTTTACAAGTAGACTATGATATTATAGCATTCAACAATACATGTGAGTTCTCCAACACTTCAGGATCTCCAGTAGCATTCACTCGTCGTAATAAACGTAGAAAATCAGATACTGTGCTGTCAGATTCTGAAGATGAGACCTGCAATCATGATAATCTTGCTGTTTCAGGCAATTTATCCTGTGATTATAGTGATGCTTTAATCCCTGCAGTTCATCCACAGTTTCCAGTCATTCAATCGGCTTTACAGGGGAGTTCACATGAGCATGGTGCGCAGTTACTTCACTCTGAAGCAATGAAAGTAGAATCAGCTGTCCACCAGTCCTCAGAAACAGCACATGTCAATCATATTAACTTTTTTGCTGCGGATAATATATCCAACCAATTCACTAGCCCTTTTTTACTCTGTGCTGAACAAAAGCATCAGCATTCAGAATTTGGACATGGTATTGGAAGTACTTATGGGCCCACCAGTGAGTCTTTGAACCTTTTTAATAGTCTGCTAGTAAATGCCAGGGATGGAAGTATGGCAGCTAACGTAAGTCAATCTCTGTCAGTGAACCATCAATCCAGACACCAGTTGGCTGATCAACCTTTTCATGGTGGAGGAGAAAATGGAGAGGAAATAGAGACAGCAAATGCAACAAATCTGTGTTTGAACCTGGTGCAACAATGTGGAGAGGCTAAGACGACAGTACAGAGAATCCTGTTTCCACACCCAGAACATGCTGATCCAATAGATAGTCCAAGGAATCAATCAACTGGGCAACTCATTAAACGCATGAAGACTAGCATGACAGAACCCCAAAAATGTCTCGATGCAATCGGAGATGTAAGTTTTGGTGGTGTCGGAGCAGCTGATGCCTCTTTGAACCCATTGTTTGACCAGTTACTTAGCTGTAGCAGGACAAAGGTGGAGAAAAGTCGGCAGCAAAGTGGAGAAACAGGAAATCTCAATCCTCTTTGCTATACAGCTCTGGGTGACTTTCTGAACCCTTCCAATGGCCAGCTGTTTCATTTTGTGGAGCCTAAAGAGAAGGAAATCCTGCGGCAACATGCACTGGAAGATGATATAAATCACAACAATAGTGCAGCTGTAGATGGTCCCTTGTTACAACTGAGTGACCAATTCTGTGGAATAGTGAATCCAGAGAAAAGCCAACAGCAGCATCCAGAAATAGCTAATGTAAAACAAGATGATAATTTGACACTGACAAGTGAGCAATTAAATAGCCAAGAGGAAAAAACAgaaagaatcaaaaatcaacTGCCTGATATGGCTATTGTTGATCTCATAGGTTGTCCAGTAGCCAATAATTATCTGAATCCAGTAGATGGGAAAGTACAGCAGATTATTCAAACAAGAGCAGAGGAGCACCAGAGCCAGAATTCAGATAGTACAAATGTTAATCTTGTAATTGATCAGTGCCAGTCAGTTGACATGTCGTATGTACCAGAGTCAACTTTTGTTCCAGAGACTGAATTAAATGATGGAACAGACTGTCGATCAGGAACAGATCTGATAGAATTTGTGTCACCAATTTCTGTTGACCATTTTGAACCTTCAATTCTTGGGAATGAAGTTTATAAACCTTGTGGTGTTGACTTAAATTTGACTGCTAGAGATGAGGAAATGGGAGATTCTCAAAGTGAAAGAGACCAATTGGAGCTCAGCACTTCTAGGTGTCCGGTGATGGATGAGTGCAGTCGTATGGATTTCTCCAAGACATTTAATAGCTTTAACAACTCTTCATTGGGTGTAAAAAATCCTGTTCAGGAAAAGTGGAATGAACTTCGGCAGACAGATTTGAGCCAGTATACTATCTCGGAGAATAAAAATGCGCTCCAACTTTTGGAGCTGAGTTATAGGATGAGCAATCTTGTTTCAGAGGGTGAAATTTTACGTCAAGATCGTGAATTCATAATCAAT GATTTGACCGGTCAGGAGACAGGTCTTAGTGAGGAAACTTATATTTGTGGGTGCCATGATCGCCAAGTACATATGGCATTTTCAATAGCAGAATATGGCTATTTCTCGTTTGCAAAAGATATCTATGCCTTGCAATTAAACATGGGCAAGCTAAACCTTGGTTGGGAGATGCTTGTGTCAACTAGTAATTCACTGGCGTTAGAAAAGCTATTGAGTCTAAATAAGAGTCAAAATTCATCGTCTGACAGCGTCACAACTATAAAGCAAGAAGCAATTACAGTAGATACTTCATTCACAAG AGAAAGGGAGACATGCTTACAGAATATTGTTGAATTGGTTGTTCCTTTGAAATGTTACTTGACAACGAGAGGTAATGCACTTGTCGATTATCTTTCTTCATTGGCTCACATTTCGAGATCAGAAACTTCCCGGGTGGCCGAAGCTTCCGCTAAATCAAAGCGAAG GGTTCGGATTGTCAAGAATTATTTAAGCAGCAGTGCCTTAGACTTGTCGCAAGATGATATCTTAACGCTTAATGAGTACAATTCTTTTGGAAGGGATTCCTCCAAATCGATGCATGAAGCTCCCAATTCTAGATAG